In Paraflavitalea devenefica, the following are encoded in one genomic region:
- a CDS encoding N-acyl-D-amino-acid deacylase family protein, which yields MIKKLLPLIFLIPGILAAQNKADILILNGKVIDGTGNSWYYGDIAVKEGKIIAIGKLTSYTAPKVIDAKKLIVAPGFIDVHGHIESGIFDQPTADNYIYDGVTTVVTGNCGGSAGNLKRFFYRIDSLHPSINVASLIGHNTVREQVMKRDNRLPTLAEQRTMDSLVEQAMKEGAVGLSTGLIYIPGAFANTAEVVSLAKAAGRYNGIYASHIRNEENNAVEAINEAIQVGKEANVPVQISHFKIGGKGNWGKSPITLGLVEQARKEGWDVTIDQYPYTASSTNLGVRLPEWALAGGQDSIKARLRNPAIRAQIKKEMLQQLYRYKFKNYSYAVVANYSSDSSYNGKSITAINKLMGRKSKASYEAETIMDMVEKGGAQMVYHSMHEEDVKYIMKYPFCMAGADAGVPVPGKGMPHPRGYGTNARILGRYVREAKVISLEEAIRRMTSLAAQKFQLKDRGLLKEGMAADIVIFDEATVSDKATFEQPHQYSVGFQYILVNGKLVVEEGKHTKTRSGVALYGPARK from the coding sequence ATGATAAAAAAGCTACTCCCCCTTATCTTTTTGATACCGGGCATCCTGGCAGCACAAAACAAAGCAGATATTCTTATCCTCAACGGAAAGGTGATTGACGGCACCGGTAATTCCTGGTACTATGGGGATATAGCTGTAAAGGAAGGAAAGATCATAGCTATTGGCAAGCTCACCAGTTATACTGCCCCCAAAGTGATTGACGCCAAAAAACTGATCGTGGCGCCGGGATTTATTGATGTACATGGCCATATTGAAAGCGGCATCTTTGATCAGCCTACTGCCGATAATTATATTTATGATGGGGTGACCACCGTGGTAACGGGTAATTGTGGCGGCTCTGCCGGTAATTTAAAGCGGTTCTTCTACCGCATTGATAGCTTACACCCTTCCATCAACGTAGCTTCTTTGATAGGTCATAATACGGTGCGGGAGCAGGTCATGAAGCGCGACAACCGCTTACCCACCCTAGCGGAACAACGTACAATGGACAGCCTGGTGGAGCAGGCTATGAAAGAAGGCGCCGTAGGATTATCTACCGGCCTTATTTATATTCCAGGCGCTTTTGCCAATACTGCCGAGGTGGTAAGCCTCGCCAAAGCCGCCGGCAGATACAATGGCATTTATGCTTCCCATATCCGCAATGAAGAGAACAACGCTGTAGAAGCGATCAATGAAGCCATACAGGTAGGCAAGGAAGCCAATGTGCCGGTACAGATCTCCCATTTTAAGATCGGCGGCAAAGGCAACTGGGGCAAAAGTCCTATTACCCTTGGCTTGGTTGAACAGGCCAGGAAAGAAGGCTGGGATGTGACCATTGATCAATACCCTTATACAGCCAGCAGCACCAACCTGGGTGTGCGTTTGCCCGAATGGGCATTGGCAGGTGGGCAGGATTCCATAAAAGCCAGGTTACGCAATCCTGCTATCAGGGCGCAGATCAAGAAAGAAATGCTGCAGCAGTTATATCGTTACAAATTCAAAAATTACAGCTATGCAGTAGTGGCCAATTATTCATCAGACAGCAGCTACAATGGGAAAAGCATTACAGCCATCAATAAGTTAATGGGGCGCAAATCAAAAGCCAGCTACGAGGCCGAAACCATTATGGACATGGTAGAGAAAGGCGGAGCGCAGATGGTATACCACAGCATGCATGAAGAAGATGTAAAGTATATCATGAAATATCCGTTCTGCATGGCAGGCGCCGATGCAGGGGTACCGGTACCTGGCAAAGGAATGCCGCATCCCCGCGGCTATGGCACCAATGCCCGGATACTGGGCCGTTATGTACGGGAGGCAAAAGTGATCTCTCTCGAAGAAGCCATCCGCCGCATGACATCACTAGCTGCACAAAAGTTCCAACTGAAAGACCGCGGCCTGCTGAAAGAAGGTATGGCGGCTGATATCGTGATCTTTGATGAAGCTACTGTCAGCGATAAAGCCACTTTTGAACAGCCACACCAATACTCCGTAGGCTTTCAATACATACTGGTCAATGGCAAACTGGTGGTGGAAGAAGGGAAACATACTAAAACGAGGAGTGGAGTGGCCCTGTACGGACCGGCCAGGAAATAA